Part of the Vigna radiata var. radiata cultivar VC1973A unplaced genomic scaffold, Vradiata_ver6 scaffold_492, whole genome shotgun sequence genome, aactctaagttctcctccatggagggcttttcctatttgttgagattagttgtaaaacatggaatttttggtgttttgtgatgttaatacatatgcttttccatttcaatattaatatttgatttctatgcttaatgcttgttgtggcttgatcacccatggcttgaactttggttcttgatgtattggaaaatatgacttgaacttagaactgaaattgaacacttaattgatataattgggttgtttgtaaatgcatgagaatgaagtggatgaactctagtcttgacaaattgtaaatacacgatgttaaattccttgcacaccaactgtttgataaaacaCTAGTACAATAAAGGGAAATGGCATCGGTTATTTTCGCCATTCTGCACCGGTTCTGCAACCGAGGTATATACAGACGAGGTAAAAAGTGTTAGGCTTTTTGCCTCGGTTCTGAACcgagacaaaaaaaatgtaagacTTTGCCTCGGTTCAAATGTAACCGAGGCAGTAGTgttcctttttttattattttttctgtcAGACTTGTGAACTCAGTTGTTAGTGGACCGAGACAGTAGAGGGAAGTTTTATGCCTCGGTTTAGAGTTGAACCGAGGCaatataggtttttttttatcaatgggTCATATGAGTTCTTTGATGCTTTGATTTGAGAGGGTCTTTTAGTTGGAGCAGACCTgcaattgacaaaaaaaaaaattacttaatcaTAATACAAACATGATCATTAAACTCAAAAGAAAAGTGTAGTGAAATTATCCTAACTATTATAAATTCACCATCGCAGAACTACATAAATTTTGCGGTGCTTAGGTAGCTAAACTGTTTTAAACTCAAATCCTATGTCTTGCTTTTATTCAGCTATTATAATGGAAAGAGGATatgaatgagaaaagaaagggtgAAACCTCCAAAGCGTGTTTGTAATGTTGAGATCTTCGAAGCTCTTTGGAAATATCTCGAAGTTGAGAGAGCGTAACAGGATTCCCTTGAAGGACCCATTTCTGAAGAATGTTTGTGGCGCTTCGCTTGGGGAGCCTTAGCCTTAAGATTCTGGTCCTTAGGTACCTTCCGCACTCTCTTCAACTAAATCACTACTCACAGTATCCAAAGATGTAAATCTTGTTCTGTTCTGAACATAAGTAAAACGGCTATTTCTGCAAGATGAGAAGAtgcaattttcaaataaattaccATACCCAAACACTCAATTATGATGGTTGACAAGAAAGTATGAACAGAAAAATCAGTTAAGATGCAGAATCATTTGAAATTTATGATGCAAACTTCGCACTATCACAGgctttattattgaaaaataaacaaaacactaATAGCTTTATGCCCACATAATTAGCAAATATGATGGGTAAGATATGCAAAAGAGGGGTTTAAGACCTACTTAAACCGAcaataaagtaattaatatagCATCTCTTACATATGCAGTATTATATGCAGAGACACGTAACAATTTGTAGAGACACGTATCATATGCAGAAggacatatataatatataagtgtaaGGATCAACATTTGATGAGCACGAGACACGTAACAATTTTAGACGTGCTATTTATACTTGCTACAATTTCAGACATACACGTAACAATTATGAGCACTTGgttcaattataaataaaatcaaaatttatatattaatttatactcCCATCGAAATTCACAAAACGcatcaaatacaaaatttgatttacaCTTTCTTATTTCATCTCTTTATCTGTACAACAATCAAACTCGATCTTATTGGAAAAATCtaattaacttaaatattatattcattactattttaatcaatcaaataattaagagatttattgaaaaaaaaatagcaataaGGGAATATAAAGCCAACTTGAAACGATACACAAGAGAAGCATATGCAACCAATCAATTTcgtttttcatatttattataagattGATCAGTTACTTTTACTTTGATAAAGTAAAAAGAGTTCAATATTCCAAGCAAGAACATTATCAAACATCATTTGACTTATGAACTTTCAGATCTTGCAAAAAATGCCTTCATAgacatataaaaagaataatttataacaatCCAACCACCTTATCCCTAGCCCTGATAGAAAAAGTTACAGCACtgcattcattttaaatttcagtttcttgcatatatataattaaaacccAACTTGAGAATTCAACTCCTGTgcattttttgaaataattaggTATCTTTTAGTTCAACTCATAATGAATATAGTAGGTTCTTATTCCTCTGCATAGTAGCTAGATTTTCATTTCACTCAAATTTGCGTTCACAAAGGTTACTATTGCATTTACATATGCATTATAGTTTTAGACTTTAATCTGTGATTCAACTTTGCATTCTAGAATAGGCTATCAtgcattaattttcatttgctGTTATACTTAGCTCACACACCATTAACATTCATCAGGACGTATTAGCTATAATTTACGTTCCATTAGCCAATTCTCGATTCATCAGGATGCAAATTCCAATGATATCATATCAGTAACGATAGAAGATATAAATGATTCAGCAAAGTAATTTTCATCTCAGAGGCACTCTCCTTCTCCTAAAATCAAACCAAACATCATCACTCAAAAAGACAAACAAGCAACCATTAAAGCTAACATATATATACTTCTAACATGCCACAAAGAGTTCACCACCAAACAAGTACCCATGATTCCTCAGTTAAACTACTGTCCAATACCTGCTCAGTCGATGCATCACACCACAATCTTCCTAGAAATTAATACACAATTAAAGTGGTCACATCcttgtatatattaaaaaagttttaccTCATAACTAATCATCGCAACAAAAATCGAAACACAACTTCAATAAACTCAATAGCACAGGAGCGGCAGCAATAGGACAaaactaaaagttaaattaaaagtCAAGGGCAAGAAGAAAAACCTGTCCATAAGCAAAAACTGAACTATTGAAACCAGCTAAGCAATGCTCCACCAGTGGCGCACCAACATGTTCGAAAATATCCAACTGAAAAGCAAGATCCCAATGCGCATCAAACACTGAAATCAATAATTTTGAAGAAGATAAAACCACAGTTTTAAATTAAGGTTTGATCACAGTCCTTGTGGCGAAAAATCGTGTTAGGGAACATCTCTTTCAAACAAAGGATAAAAGAACGGTACTGAGCATGACTAAAAATAGAAACCCTGCCTGAGTAGTCGTAGTGTCAGCAACGGAATCAAAGGTGAAGTTATGGCCATTGATGGACAATGAATCATTGGAAACCTTTTGAACAGTGGGATCTCCTTCGTCCTTATCGGGACAGAGCGGCCTCATCCTCACAATAACCTGCAAAAAAGGCAAGAAGCGAGAAAGGGAAGTCAGATAGAAGACATTAGAAAAGTAAGAAGTCGAAAAGAGTAATAGGCGAAAGCAACCTTGACGGAATCGGAGGATGCAGGGAGGGAATTGTCGGTTAGGGCATCGGCATCCATGGCAAGCTTTCGCTTGAGAGGGTTGGAAGTGGAGGGTCTCAGAGGCAAGGGACTCTTGAACTTAGCGGGGGAAGGAACGGTGAGATTGGGATCGAAGGGAGGGTCATTCTCTTTGAAGTGTTTGTGCTTGCGAGAGGGACGGGTTTTGGCGGAGCTAGAAGAGGCGGTTGTGGTGGCCGCAGAAGCCAGTTCTGCGTCCCTGAGAGGGTTTCTTGGGAGCATGAAGTGCTTCATTTTGGGGCAGAGAGGAGAAGAGCACAGAAAGTGAACGAAATGGGAAAGGTATGGGGTTTGGAAAGCATACTACCTCGATTCTACCTTTTCCTGAGGTAGTAAATCATTATATGCCTCAATTAAACATAGCACCCGATGCTTATTCCCAAAAAAAAATCGACATGTCAGAGCTATGCAGAAGATAGTGCACCGGTTCCCCGCATACGCGAAGTAGAAGTTCACCTATACGCCTCGGTTCTGCGCCAACCGAGGAAGTAGATCATGTTCAAAATTTTCTCGGGCAAAAAAGGTCAATTCTGGAGGGAATTTTTACGTTTTAGGCATCGGTTTTGATTTTAGCCGAGACAGAAAAGCCTTTTGACACTGATTCTAGCGTAACCGAGGCATATAAATTCGATAAAATTGCCAAAATGCCACCGCGTTAGTATAGGTTTCGGTTTCTCTTGAGCCGAAGCCTAATGTGCGAGTTTAAATGTTGTTCTTTTACTTgtgaaaataccaaaaagagtttcttgtgtttttgtgcactttgatgtctaattgagttatgaaaggaagaattgtcatgtgttgcacaagtctcttgggaaaacgatacctggtcttaccagttttattacttgaacgatttggtacacttgtcaatgagttaacaagtttttggcgtcgttgccggggacttgtgTTCAAATACAAGGCAATTTTGGCATTTATGGCTCTTTTagactttgttgtttgttgtgtctttgaatgttgttttgtcTGTAGTTGGCTTTAGTTTCTAAGACTTTCCATTGATTTAGTTTGTGCTTAATGCCTGTCTCGGGGTACGCCTTAGAGCTTGATGCAATTGGTGAAATGCTTAGGGATAAGGTTTCAGTANCGGAACTAGCTAAATCAAACTAGATGCGCAAATCACCAGGGATGGGGTTGTGTGTTTGGATTCACTGTTCTGGTTcttaatgcaagttttgatacatgcttatgccaagggattgggtgaggTGTGTCAAGCTTANNNNNNNNNNNNNNNNNNNNNNNNNNNNNNNNNNNNNNNNNNNNNNNNNNNNNNNNNNNNNNNNNNNNNNNNNNNNNNNNNNNNNNNNNNNNNNNNNNNNNNNNNNNNNNNNNNNNNNNNNNNNNNNNNNNNNNNNNNNNNNNNNNNNNNNNNNNNNNNNNNNNNNNNNNNNNNNNNNNNNNNNNNNNNNNNNNNNNNNNNNNNNNNNNNNNNNNNNNNNNNNNNNNNNNNNNNNNNNNNNNNNNNNNNNNNNNNNNNNNNNNNNNNNNNNNNNNNNNNNNNNNNNNNNNNNNNNNNNNNNNNNNNNNNNNNNNNNNNNNNNNNNNNNNNNNNNNNNNNNNNNNNNNNNNNNNNNNNNNNNNNNNNNNNNNNNNNNNNNNNNNNNNNNNNNNNNNNNNNNNNNNNNNNNNNNNNNNNNNNNNNNNNNNNNNNNNNNNNNNNNNNNNNNNNNNNNNNNNNNNNNNNNNNNNNNNNNNNNNNNNNNNNNNNNNNNNNNNNNNNNNNNNNNNNNNNNNNNNNNNNNNNNNNNNNNNNNNNNNNNNNNNNNNNNNNNNNNNNNNNNNNNNNNNNNNNNNNNNNNNNNNNNNNNNNNNNNNNNNNNNNNNNNNNNNNNNNNNNNNNNNNNNNNNNNNNNNNNNNNNNNNNNNNNNNNNNNNNNNNNNNNNNNNNNNNNNNNNNNNNNNNNNNNNNNNNNNNNNNNNNNNNNNNNNNNNNNNNNNNNNNNNNNNNNNNNNNNNNNNNNNNNNNNNNNNNNNNNNNNNNNNNNNNNNNNNNNNNNNNNNNNNNNNNNNNNNNNNNNNNNNNNNNNNNNNNNNNNNNNNNNNNNNNNNNNNNNNNNNNNNNNNNNNNNNNNNNNNNNNNNNNNNNNNNNNNNNNNNNNNNNNNNNNNNNNNNNNNNNNNNNNNNNNNNNNNNNNNNNNNNNNNNNNNNNNNNNNNNNNNNNNNNNNNNNNNNNNNNNNNNNNNNNNNNNNNNNNNNNNNNNNNNNNNNNNNNNNNNNNNNNNNNNNNNNNNNNNNNNNNNNNNNNNNNNNNNNNNNNNNNNNNNNNNNNNNNNNNNNNNNNNNNNNNNNNNNNNNNNNNNNNNNNNNNNNNNNNNNNNNNNNNNNNNNNNNNNNNNNNNNNNNNNNNNNNNNNNNNNNNNNNNNNNNNNNNNNNNNNNNNNNNNNNNNNNNNNNNNNNNNNNNNNNNNNNNNNNNNNNNNNNNNNNNNNNNNN contains:
- the LOC106780584 gene encoding kinesin-like protein KIN-12B isoform X1, which codes for MKHFMLPRNPLRDAELASAATTTASSSSAKTRPSRKHKHFKENDPPFDPNLTVPSPAKFKSPLPLRPSTSNPLKRKLAMDADALTDNSLPASSDSVKVIVRMRPLCPDKDEGDPTVQKVSNDSLSINGHNFTFDSVADTTTTQLDIFEHVGAPLVEHCLAGFNSSVFAYGQEDCGVMHRLSRNSRFTYVQNRTRFTSLDTVSSDLVEESAEGT
- the LOC106780584 gene encoding kinesin-like protein KIN-12B isoform X2, with amino-acid sequence MKHFMLPRNPLRDAELASAATTTASSSSAKTRPSRKHKHFKENDPPFDPNLTVPSPAKFKSPLPLRPSTSNPLKRKLAMDADALTDNSLPASSDSVKVIVRMRPLCPDKDEGDPTVQKVSNDSLSINGHNFTFDSVADTTTTQLDIFEHVGAPLVEHCLAGFNSSVFAYGQK